One genomic region from Halomicrobium zhouii encodes:
- a CDS encoding sensor histidine kinase, which translates to MAALVYGGHWLAQSDVSADRHVRVIGWTVAGITVSSAMNLLIMSSAPPPDAWYLVGWLRWAVSIGGGVGLLVGVIEARAIERERTTERAIARADFAESQQEWLDYLNSLLRHEVLNTSNVIGGRSTLLLEEYDPDDEARSHLETITRQSEDLTRVIRDVRVLLEATDRHPQYEAADLASTLETEVASLHDRYEGVRTDLSVADDLTVMADDLLPRLFSNLLSNAVEHNDGDSTTVRVTGERRGERAVVRIADDGPGIPAKRLDTLFERDTTRSDTHGLGLFIVRTLAERYGGTVALTETGPDGTTITVELPLAGFGPDTASRDPAWVPTDSE; encoded by the coding sequence ATGGCAGCGCTCGTCTATGGGGGCCACTGGCTCGCTCAGAGCGACGTCTCCGCCGACCGGCACGTCCGCGTCATCGGGTGGACCGTCGCCGGCATCACCGTCTCCTCGGCGATGAATCTCCTGATTATGAGTAGCGCGCCGCCGCCGGACGCGTGGTACCTCGTGGGCTGGCTGCGGTGGGCGGTGTCGATCGGTGGCGGCGTCGGACTGCTCGTCGGGGTCATCGAGGCGCGAGCGATAGAGCGTGAGCGAACTACCGAACGCGCCATCGCCCGTGCCGACTTCGCCGAGTCCCAGCAAGAGTGGCTCGATTACCTCAACAGTCTCCTCAGGCACGAGGTGCTCAACACGTCGAACGTCATCGGCGGGCGCTCCACCCTCCTGCTGGAGGAGTACGACCCCGACGACGAGGCCCGATCCCACCTCGAAACGATCACCCGCCAGAGCGAGGACCTGACGAGGGTCATCCGCGACGTGCGCGTCCTGCTCGAGGCGACGGACCGCCACCCTCAGTACGAGGCCGCCGACCTCGCGAGCACGCTGGAGACGGAGGTAGCGAGCCTCCACGACCGCTACGAGGGCGTCCGGACCGATCTGTCGGTTGCAGACGACCTCACCGTGATGGCCGACGACCTCCTGCCCCGCCTGTTCTCGAACCTGCTCTCGAACGCGGTCGAACACAACGACGGCGACTCCACGACGGTCCGCGTGACGGGGGAACGGCGGGGAGAGCGCGCGGTCGTCCGCATCGCCGACGACGGTCCCGGGATCCCGGCGAAGCGACTCGATACCCTCTTCGAACGCGACACGACCAGGAGCGACACCCACGGACTCGGACTTTTCATCGTCCGCACCCTGGCCGAACGCTACGGTGGGACCGTCGCGCTCACCGAGACAGGCCCGGACGGCACCACGATCACCGTCGAACTCCCGCTCGCTGGATTCGGCCCGGACACGGCGTCCCGCGACCCCGCGTGGGTCCCGACGGATTCCGAGTAG
- a CDS encoding class I SAM-dependent methyltransferase, whose protein sequence is MDQRDVVREGYDAIAETYVQERRGEGREREIAAELAASLPDGSRVLDAGCGAGRPATETLAAAHDVVGLDISREQLSLAGERVPDADLTMGDLATLPFAADSFDALVSYHAIIHVPKEEHADVLSEFQRVLRPDGRLVVTMGTAEFEDENDDWLDTGETMSWSFYGPEKNRKLVAEAGFEIADVEEVDDELGGTFEFFRARA, encoded by the coding sequence ATGGACCAGCGCGACGTCGTTCGCGAAGGGTACGACGCCATCGCGGAGACCTACGTCCAAGAGCGTCGCGGCGAAGGCCGGGAGCGGGAGATCGCCGCGGAACTCGCTGCGTCACTGCCAGACGGATCGCGCGTCCTGGACGCCGGGTGCGGCGCGGGTCGGCCGGCGACGGAGACGCTAGCCGCGGCCCACGACGTTGTCGGCCTCGACATCTCCCGCGAACAGCTATCCCTGGCCGGCGAGCGAGTTCCCGACGCCGACCTGACGATGGGTGACCTGGCGACGCTGCCGTTCGCCGCCGACAGCTTCGACGCACTCGTCTCGTACCACGCTATTATCCACGTCCCGAAGGAGGAGCACGCCGACGTCCTCTCGGAGTTCCAGCGGGTGCTCCGGCCCGATGGTCGGCTCGTGGTGACGATGGGTACCGCAGAGTTCGAGGATGAAAACGACGACTGGCTCGACACCGGCGAGACGATGTCCTGGAGTTTCTACGGCCCCGAGAAGAACCGCAAACTGGTGGCGGAGGCGGGCTTCGAGATAGCGGACGTCGAGGAAGTCGACGACGAACTCGGCGGCACCTTCGAGTTCTTCCGTGCGCGAGCGTAG
- the folP gene encoding dihydropteroate synthase, whose translation MEFHEAANFLFDLRRFALRPGTEATRDLLAHLDDPHVDLPCVQIAGSNGKGSTARMLERTLREAGLDVGLYTSPHLDDVRERVTVGGHKITESAIVEFAEEIRPYVIDRAAAGDSPTFFETLTALALWEFDRQDVDVAILEVGIGGKKDATSVVDPVASAVTEVTLEHTGILGDTIDEIARDKAHVAPDDAPLVTATTGEALAAVEDVAGDVVTVDDVVTVGDVAQTDDSGADDGDDSEDPDVEVAYHGRAGLEGEISLSGPDWALETKLPLIGAHQARNAGIAATLARQVADVDEATIARGLRNAHWPGRFEVMDEDPLVVLDGAHNPGGVLRVAETLSEFDYDDLHLVVGAMVDKDLRSVARAIDSVDHVVACQPDVDRAEDESVVAAAFEEETDAEIETRSDVAGAFDIALDAAGEDDCVLVAGSLYAVGEARSRWIRPKIPKRVDSIESARETIEGAHVTDAGAWRMRGKAVHRVLKSRVQPRQAQYLKEELLSLGGECAVSGLNNQDQENLDVVLMATMAQYRRLCDKLDGQPYGLSTLARELRAALDIQQPDSSWDYPWEDGTAVMGILNVTPDSFHDGGEYDAVDDAVARAEEMVAAGVDIIDVGGESTRPGADVVPVEEERDRVVPVIEELADMDALVSIDTRKATVARAALEAGADILNDVSGLEDPEMRFLAAEYDVPLVVMHSEAVPVDPDNDVEYDDVVEDVVDQLTEKVLLAEKAGLDREQIIVDPGLGFGKTRTENFELLGRLGEFETFGCPVLVGHSHKSMFGHVGEGGGDAPNATVAATALAAERGADIVRVHDVHENATAVKVVQAADDPESLDS comes from the coding sequence ATGGAGTTCCACGAGGCGGCGAACTTTCTCTTCGATCTGCGGCGTTTCGCTTTACGGCCCGGCACCGAGGCAACACGGGACCTGCTCGCTCACCTGGACGACCCCCACGTCGACCTGCCGTGCGTGCAGATCGCCGGCTCGAACGGGAAGGGGAGCACGGCGCGAATGCTCGAGCGCACCCTCCGTGAGGCCGGCCTCGACGTCGGCCTCTACACCTCGCCTCACCTCGACGACGTGCGCGAACGGGTCACCGTCGGTGGCCACAAGATCACCGAGAGCGCCATCGTCGAGTTCGCCGAGGAGATTCGACCGTACGTCATCGACCGGGCCGCCGCTGGCGACTCGCCGACCTTCTTCGAGACGCTGACGGCACTGGCCCTCTGGGAGTTCGACCGGCAGGACGTCGACGTCGCGATACTCGAAGTGGGCATCGGCGGCAAGAAAGACGCCACGAGCGTCGTCGACCCGGTTGCCAGCGCCGTCACTGAGGTCACGCTCGAACACACCGGGATCCTCGGAGACACGATCGACGAGATAGCTCGCGACAAGGCCCACGTCGCGCCCGACGACGCGCCACTCGTCACGGCGACGACCGGTGAGGCGCTGGCAGCGGTCGAGGACGTGGCCGGCGACGTCGTGACCGTCGACGACGTCGTGACCGTCGGCGATGTGGCGCAGACCGACGATTCCGGGGCCGACGACGGCGACGATTCCGAGGACCCAGACGTCGAAGTCGCCTACCACGGGCGGGCGGGGCTGGAAGGCGAAATATCCCTGTCGGGCCCCGACTGGGCACTCGAGACGAAGCTTCCGCTGATCGGGGCCCACCAGGCCCGGAACGCCGGCATCGCGGCGACTCTCGCCCGACAGGTCGCCGACGTCGACGAGGCCACTATCGCCCGTGGCCTGCGGAACGCCCACTGGCCCGGCCGCTTCGAGGTGATGGACGAGGACCCGCTCGTCGTCCTCGACGGCGCCCACAACCCCGGCGGCGTCCTGCGCGTCGCCGAGACGCTGAGCGAGTTCGACTACGACGACCTCCACCTCGTCGTCGGTGCGATGGTGGACAAGGACCTGCGTAGCGTCGCCCGGGCAATCGATTCGGTCGACCACGTCGTCGCCTGCCAGCCCGACGTCGACCGCGCCGAGGACGAGTCCGTCGTCGCCGCGGCCTTCGAGGAGGAGACCGACGCCGAAATCGAGACCCGTAGCGACGTCGCGGGCGCGTTCGACATCGCCCTCGACGCCGCCGGCGAGGACGACTGCGTGCTCGTCGCGGGGTCGCTGTACGCCGTCGGCGAGGCCCGATCGCGGTGGATCCGCCCGAAGATACCCAAGCGCGTCGACTCGATCGAGTCGGCCCGGGAGACCATCGAGGGAGCCCACGTCACCGACGCTGGCGCCTGGCGGATGCGCGGCAAGGCAGTCCACCGCGTCCTGAAGTCCCGCGTCCAGCCCCGCCAGGCCCAGTACCTCAAGGAGGAACTGCTGTCGCTCGGCGGCGAGTGCGCGGTGTCGGGGCTCAACAATCAGGACCAGGAGAACCTCGACGTGGTGCTCATGGCCACGATGGCCCAGTACAGGCGCCTCTGCGACAAGCTCGACGGCCAGCCCTACGGCCTGTCCACGCTGGCCAGAGAGCTCCGGGCCGCGCTGGATATCCAGCAACCCGACAGCTCCTGGGACTATCCCTGGGAGGACGGCACCGCCGTCATGGGCATACTGAACGTCACGCCAGACTCGTTCCACGACGGCGGCGAGTACGACGCCGTCGACGACGCCGTCGCGCGGGCCGAGGAGATGGTCGCGGCCGGCGTCGATATCATCGACGTCGGCGGTGAGTCCACCCGCCCCGGGGCCGACGTCGTCCCCGTCGAGGAGGAGCGAGACCGCGTCGTCCCGGTGATCGAGGAACTCGCCGACATGGACGCGCTGGTCTCCATCGACACGCGGAAGGCGACCGTCGCCCGCGCCGCGCTGGAGGCGGGCGCAGATATTCTGAACGACGTGTCGGGACTGGAGGACCCGGAGATGCGCTTCCTCGCCGCCGAGTACGACGTCCCCCTCGTCGTGATGCACAGCGAGGCGGTGCCCGTCGACCCCGACAACGACGTCGAGTACGACGACGTCGTCGAGGACGTCGTCGACCAGTTGACCGAGAAAGTCCTCCTGGCCGAGAAAGCGGGGCTGGACCGCGAGCAGATAATCGTCGACCCCGGCCTCGGCTTCGGCAAGACTCGCACCGAGAACTTCGAGTTGCTGGGCCGGCTGGGCGAGTTCGAGACGTTCGGCTGTCCGGTGCTGGTCGGCCACTCCCACAAGTCGATGTTCGGCCACGTCGGCGAGGGCGGCGGCGACGCGCCGAACGCTACCGTCGCAGCGACGGCGCTGGCCGCCGAGCGTGGCGCGGACATCGTCCGCGTTCACGACGTCCACGAGAACGCGACGGCGGTGAAGGTGGTGCAGGCGGCGGACGATCCCGAATCGCTCGATTCCTGA
- a CDS encoding GNAT family N-acetyltransferase produces MPEPTVEQVTTDEQWDEAVPILRQLWSHESEDFVRSWREEEDYELYGYYAEDGSGESDDADRDLVAVAGLSVQRVLHHRRHAWVHDFVVDEAYRGEGHGAALLEWIEQWAAERDCEYVALANVLDNDEAREFYEANGMETWGYVVETELE; encoded by the coding sequence ATGCCGGAGCCGACGGTCGAGCAGGTGACCACCGACGAGCAGTGGGACGAGGCGGTCCCCATCCTCCGACAGCTCTGGTCCCACGAGAGTGAAGATTTCGTGCGGTCGTGGCGAGAAGAAGAAGACTACGAACTGTATGGCTACTACGCCGAAGACGGGAGCGGCGAGAGCGACGACGCCGACCGCGACCTCGTCGCCGTCGCGGGCCTCTCGGTCCAGCGCGTCCTCCACCACCGGCGCCACGCCTGGGTCCACGACTTCGTCGTTGACGAGGCGTATCGAGGTGAGGGCCACGGCGCGGCCCTGCTGGAATGGATCGAACAGTGGGCAGCGGAACGGGACTGCGAGTACGTCGCGCTGGCGAACGTTCTAGATAACGACGAGGCCAGGGAGTTCTACGAGGCCAACGGGATGGAGACGTGGGGCTACGTGGTGGAGACAGAACTGGAGTGA
- a CDS encoding glycosyltransferase family 4 protein: MRVAFVAMETVHLRDTEGNRRLDRLAHQLAGAGHDVTVFCSRWWESDGDVFEPEDVTYHALADEPATASFCVRLPYELARLKPDVIHATSAPSSVVLFARFGGTLARAPLLVEWFGDNEPLHSRTSDLAVRAPAEIVTPSEMVRTSARERGATENGTTVIPESIDMDLVREADPAEKVDVAFAHSLDDSANLESLFLGLAELREKDWSATIIGDGPNRADYERQASDLRIDDRVEFVGACDRERRVEIYKGAHVFVQTAYREFFASELLWALACGCVGIVEYQARSSAHELIEQRERSFRVTSTQQMAEAIVEAGEFERLTVDDTLAPYDHDSVRAEYEGCYQDLVGEFGLIG; encoded by the coding sequence ATGCGCGTGGCGTTCGTCGCGATGGAGACGGTCCACCTGCGAGACACGGAGGGAAATCGACGGCTGGACCGGCTCGCACACCAGCTCGCGGGAGCGGGCCACGACGTGACGGTCTTTTGCTCCCGGTGGTGGGAAAGCGACGGCGACGTGTTCGAACCCGAGGACGTCACGTACCACGCACTGGCGGACGAGCCCGCGACGGCCTCGTTCTGCGTCCGCCTGCCCTACGAACTCGCCCGGCTGAAACCGGACGTGATCCACGCCACGTCTGCGCCCTCGTCGGTCGTGCTGTTCGCGCGGTTCGGTGGAACGCTCGCGCGGGCGCCCCTGCTCGTCGAGTGGTTCGGTGACAACGAGCCCCTGCACTCGCGGACGAGCGACCTCGCGGTGCGCGCGCCGGCAGAGATTGTCACCCCCTCCGAGATGGTGCGGACCAGCGCGCGCGAGCGCGGCGCGACGGAGAACGGGACGACGGTTATCCCCGAGAGCATCGACATGGACCTTGTCCGCGAGGCCGACCCGGCGGAGAAGGTGGACGTGGCCTTCGCGCACTCGCTGGACGACAGCGCCAACCTGGAGAGCCTCTTTCTCGGCCTCGCGGAACTGCGCGAGAAGGACTGGTCGGCGACGATCATCGGCGACGGCCCCAACCGGGCGGACTACGAGCGCCAGGCGTCGGACCTGCGCATCGACGACCGCGTCGAGTTCGTCGGCGCCTGCGACCGCGAGCGCCGCGTCGAGATATACAAGGGCGCCCACGTCTTCGTCCAGACGGCCTACCGGGAGTTCTTCGCCTCGGAGCTGCTGTGGGCGCTGGCGTGTGGCTGCGTCGGCATCGTCGAGTACCAGGCCCGTTCCAGCGCCCACGAACTCATCGAACAGCGCGAACGGAGCTTCCGGGTGACGAGCACCCAGCAGATGGCCGAGGCCATCGTCGAGGCCGGCGAGTTCGAGCGCCTCACCGTCGACGACACGCTCGCGCCCTACGACCACGACAGCGTCCGGGCGGAGTACGAAGGGTGCTACCAGGATCTGGTTGGCGAGTTCGGCTTGATCGGGTGA
- a CDS encoding creatininase family protein translates to MTSPDTVLLEELAWPDVEAALDAGTDTAVVAVGAVEQHGPHLPLVVDALAGDELARRIAEQLGDALAAPTIRPGCSGHHMEFPGTITVPPETLMDVIRGYCRSLDEHGFDHVALVPTHGGNFAPVNTVAPELGRELDANVIAVADLDELMELQNDGLEAGGVDYREPVIHAGAAETAVVMAVRENLVRTDELAAGHDGELSTARLLSEGFRAITESGVLGDPRKATPEAGEAILDAVTEAYAETIERERAAVR, encoded by the coding sequence ATGACTTCTCCCGACACCGTTCTCCTCGAAGAGCTAGCGTGGCCAGACGTCGAAGCAGCGCTCGACGCCGGGACCGACACCGCCGTCGTCGCCGTCGGCGCGGTCGAACAGCACGGCCCGCACCTCCCGCTGGTCGTGGACGCCCTCGCCGGCGACGAACTCGCGAGACGGATCGCCGAGCAACTCGGCGACGCGCTGGCCGCACCGACGATCCGGCCCGGCTGTTCGGGCCACCACATGGAGTTCCCCGGGACCATCACCGTCCCGCCCGAGACACTGATGGACGTGATCCGGGGTTACTGTCGGTCGCTCGACGAACACGGGTTCGACCACGTCGCGCTCGTGCCGACCCACGGCGGTAACTTCGCGCCGGTCAACACGGTCGCGCCCGAACTCGGTCGCGAGCTCGACGCCAACGTGATCGCAGTGGCGGACCTGGACGAACTGATGGAGTTACAGAACGACGGGCTCGAAGCGGGCGGCGTCGACTACCGCGAGCCGGTCATCCACGCGGGGGCCGCCGAGACGGCCGTCGTCATGGCGGTCCGGGAGAACCTCGTCAGGACCGACGAACTCGCCGCCGGACACGACGGCGAGCTATCGACCGCCCGTCTGCTAAGCGAGGGATTCCGGGCAATTACGGAGTCCGGCGTGCTCGGCGACCCGCGGAAAGCGACGCCCGAGGCCGGCGAAGCCATCCTAGACGCCGTCACCGAGGCCTACGCCGAAACGATAGAACGGGAGCGAGCGGCAGTCCGGTAG
- a CDS encoding DEAD/DEAH box helicase, producing the protein MTDDDELSLSDLYDAIESVGRPHLTAAELSRKTDLTTERAREELERLADLEEVARQDVTSADAVWYPTDLDAVTDRERVVLFPDRREVVVQHADQFTRAQLSQFAHLVDTNRSGGAIYEMREEDIWQAPYDSLEDLIATMRDVFGERSPHLEEWVTSQWERARKFRLYTHEDGYTVLAAESDDLMGNVARQKLDDDALRAPISDSESWVNEEKTAQVKRTLYDAGYPVRDERELDEGEDLDLELRLTLRDYQADWVQRFVEQGSGVFVGPPGSGKTVAAMGAMEAVGGETLILVPSRELASQWHDELILHTDLEESHIGEYHGGTKEIRPVTIATYRTAGMDRHRKLFDERRWGLIVYDEVHHVPADVYRRSADLQGKHRLGLTATPTRESDDEEEIFTLVGPPIGTDWSALFEAGFVQEPEVNIRLVPWGDDSEADEYVSAVGHGRRQAAADNSAKIDEIRFLLEEHPAAKALVFVEYLDQGEAISEALDVPFISGEMPHARREKLFDEFRRSERDALVVSRVGDEGIDLPDAELAIIASGLGGSRRQGAQRAGRTMRPVGDALLYVLATRGTEEEDFVRRQMRHLASKGIRVTESESEVGDVRESTLEDGDADSDTSGGSGTVD; encoded by the coding sequence GTGACAGACGACGACGAACTCTCGCTGTCGGACCTCTACGACGCCATCGAGAGCGTCGGCCGGCCCCACCTCACCGCCGCGGAGCTCTCGCGGAAGACCGACCTGACGACCGAGCGGGCCCGCGAGGAACTCGAACGCCTCGCGGACCTGGAGGAGGTGGCCCGGCAGGACGTCACCAGCGCCGACGCCGTCTGGTACCCGACGGATCTGGACGCCGTCACGGACCGCGAGCGCGTCGTGCTCTTTCCCGACCGCCGCGAGGTCGTCGTCCAGCACGCCGACCAGTTCACCCGCGCACAACTCTCGCAGTTTGCCCACCTCGTCGACACGAATCGCTCCGGTGGGGCAATCTACGAGATGCGGGAGGAGGATATCTGGCAGGCACCCTACGACTCGCTCGAGGACCTGATCGCGACGATGCGGGACGTCTTCGGCGAGCGCTCGCCCCACCTGGAGGAGTGGGTGACCAGCCAGTGGGAGCGCGCCCGGAAGTTCAGGCTGTACACCCACGAGGACGGCTATACCGTCCTTGCGGCCGAGAGCGACGACCTGATGGGTAACGTCGCCCGGCAGAAACTCGACGACGACGCGCTGCGGGCGCCCATCTCCGATTCGGAGAGCTGGGTCAACGAGGAGAAGACGGCCCAGGTAAAGCGGACGCTGTACGACGCGGGCTATCCCGTCCGGGACGAGCGAGAGCTGGACGAGGGCGAGGACCTGGACCTGGAACTCCGACTCACCCTCCGGGACTACCAGGCCGACTGGGTCCAGCGCTTCGTCGAGCAGGGCTCGGGCGTCTTCGTTGGCCCGCCCGGCAGTGGCAAGACCGTCGCCGCGATGGGCGCCATGGAAGCGGTTGGGGGAGAGACGCTCATCCTCGTCCCATCGCGTGAACTCGCCAGCCAGTGGCACGACGAGTTGATCCTCCACACCGACCTGGAGGAGTCCCACATCGGCGAGTACCACGGCGGCACCAAGGAGATCCGTCCGGTCACCATCGCGACGTACCGGACGGCCGGGATGGACCGCCACCGCAAGCTCTTCGACGAGCGCCGGTGGGGACTCATCGTCTACGACGAGGTCCACCACGTCCCCGCCGACGTCTACCGGCGTAGCGCCGACCTGCAGGGGAAACACCGGCTGGGACTCACCGCGACGCCGACCCGCGAGTCCGACGACGAGGAGGAGATATTCACCCTCGTCGGCCCGCCCATCGGCACCGACTGGTCGGCGCTGTTCGAGGCCGGCTTCGTCCAGGAACCCGAAGTCAACATCCGACTCGTCCCCTGGGGCGACGATTCAGAGGCCGACGAGTACGTCTCCGCCGTCGGCCACGGTCGGCGGCAAGCGGCAGCGGACAACTCCGCGAAGATAGACGAGATCAGATTCCTGCTGGAGGAACACCCCGCCGCGAAGGCGTTGGTCTTCGTCGAGTACCTCGACCAGGGCGAGGCCATCTCCGAAGCACTGGACGTGCCGTTCATCAGCGGCGAGATGCCACACGCCCGCCGCGAGAAGCTCTTCGACGAGTTCCGCCGCAGCGAACGGGACGCACTGGTGGTGTCCAGGGTGGGTGACGAGGGCATCGACCTGCCGGACGCGGAACTGGCGATCATCGCCTCCGGTCTCGGTGGGTCGCGACGGCAGGGTGCGCAACGTGCCGGCCGGACGATGCGTCCCGTCGGCGACGCGCTGCTGTACGTGCTCGCTACCCGGGGGACCGAGGAGGAGGACTTCGTCCGCCGGCAGATGCGTCACCTCGCGTCGAAGGGGATTCGCGTGACCGAGAGCGAGAGCGAGGTTGGCGACGTTCGGGAGTCGACGCTGGAAGACGGCGACGCTGATTCCGACACGTCCGGTGGGTCCGGGACTGTGGACTGA